A window of the Deinococcus sp. YIM 134068 genome harbors these coding sequences:
- the glyA gene encoding serine hydroxymethyltransferase produces the protein MTSTAEKPAAQDPAAQDPQIFDLISQEAERQRVGLELIASENFTSAAVRAAQGSVLTNKYAEGYPGKRWYGGCEVVDQVERLAIERVRELFGAAWANVQPHSGSSANLAVYNALIEPGDTVLGMDLSHGGHLTHGNPVNFSGLRYKIVGYKVNPETELIDMDEVRRLAHEHQPKMIIAGASAYSRTIDFAAFREVADEVGAILFADIAHIAGLVAAGLHPNPLPHAHVVASTTHKTLRGPRGGIILSNDPELGARIDRAVFPGYQGGPLEHVIAAKAVAFGEALRPEFRDYCARVIRNAQALARAFQERGYRVVSGGTDNHLLVLDLRPQGLNGTKATKRLDANSITISKSTLPYDTEKILHGGGIRLGTPALTTRGLTEADMETVAGLIDRALKGEDVKAEVHTFAGAFPLP, from the coding sequence TCGCAGGAGGCCGAGCGGCAGCGGGTGGGGCTGGAACTCATCGCCTCGGAGAACTTCACCTCCGCCGCCGTGCGCGCGGCTCAGGGCAGCGTCCTGACGAACAAATACGCGGAGGGCTACCCCGGCAAGCGCTGGTACGGCGGCTGCGAGGTCGTGGATCAGGTGGAGCGCCTCGCCATCGAGCGGGTGAGGGAGCTGTTCGGGGCGGCGTGGGCGAACGTGCAGCCGCACTCGGGGTCCAGCGCGAACCTCGCCGTGTACAACGCCCTGATCGAGCCGGGCGACACGGTGCTGGGCATGGACCTCTCGCACGGCGGGCACCTGACGCACGGCAACCCGGTCAACTTCTCCGGCCTGCGGTACAAGATCGTCGGCTACAAGGTCAACCCCGAGACGGAACTGATCGACATGGACGAGGTGCGCCGCCTCGCGCACGAGCACCAGCCCAAGATGATCATCGCCGGGGCGAGCGCGTACAGCCGCACCATCGACTTCGCGGCCTTCCGCGAGGTGGCGGACGAGGTGGGGGCCATTCTCTTCGCGGACATCGCGCACATCGCGGGGCTGGTGGCGGCGGGGCTGCACCCCAACCCCCTGCCCCACGCGCACGTCGTCGCCTCCACGACCCACAAGACCCTGCGCGGGCCGCGCGGCGGAATCATCCTGTCGAACGACCCGGAACTGGGCGCGCGGATCGACCGGGCCGTTTTCCCCGGCTATCAGGGTGGGCCGCTGGAGCACGTCATCGCCGCGAAGGCGGTCGCGTTCGGCGAGGCGCTGCGGCCCGAGTTCCGGGATTACTGCGCGCGGGTCATCCGCAACGCGCAGGCGCTCGCGCGGGCCTTTCAGGAGCGGGGCTACCGGGTCGTGTCGGGCGGCACCGACAACCACCTCCTCGTCCTCGACCTGCGCCCGCAGGGGCTGAACGGCACGAAGGCGACCAAGCGGCTCGACGCCAACAGCATCACCATCTCGAAGTCAACCCTCCCCTACGACACCGAGAAGATTCTCCACGGCGGCGGCATCCGCCTGGGCACCCCCGCCCTCACCACGCGCGGCCTGACGGAGGCGGACATGGAAACGGTCGCCGGGCTGATCGACCGAGCATTGAAGGGCGAGGACGTGAAGGCCGAGGTCCACACCTTCGCGGGGGCCTTCCCTCTGCCGTAA